The following coding sequences lie in one Pungitius pungitius chromosome 18, fPunPun2.1, whole genome shotgun sequence genomic window:
- the LOC119226712 gene encoding inactive phospholipid phosphatase 7 — MPSGYNVRARARERNSVLSRPEFVSLNQPLRGGGGNGGNGGGGVPAESRGGARRPAPIKHQTSQPGEEPADGGSKMPEEDCMQLNPSFKGIAMSSLLAIDICLSKRMGVCAHTSSSWGGCRSMVSMLALTGHGITWIIGTIVCLARSNTLAGQEVLVNLLLALVVDVLTVAGIQRLVKRRGPWEMTPGFLDCIAMDIYSFPAAHASRAAMVSKFLLSHLVLAVPLRILLVLWALLVGMSRVLLGKHHLTDMVCGFALGFLHFSLMETAWLSSSTCQNLISISTLSWSPFF, encoded by the exons ATGCCCTCCGGGTACAACGTGAGAGCCAGGGCGCGGGAGAGAAACAGCGTCCTGAGCAGACCCGAGTTCGTGTCCCTGAACCAGCctctccgcggcggcggcggcaacgGCGGTAACGGCGGCGGAGGCGTCCCCGCCGAGAGCCGCGGCGGCGCCAGGCGACCCGCTCCGATCAAGCACCAAACGAGCCAGCCGGGCGAAGAGCCCGCCGACGGCGGCAGCAAGATGCCGGAGGAAGACTGCATGCAGCTGAACCCTTCCTTCAAGGGGATAGCGATGAGCTCCCTCCTCGCCATTGACATATGCCTGTCCAAGCGCATGGGCGTGTGCgcccacacctcctcctcctggggcGGGTGCCGCTCCATGGTGTCCATGCTGGCGCTCACGGGGCACGGCATCACGTGGATCATTGGCACCATAGTGTGTCTCGCGAGGAGTAACACTCTGGCGGGGCAAGAGGTGCTGGTCAACCTGCTGCTTG cGCTCGTTGTTGACGTCCTGACGGTGGCTGGAATCCAGAGGCTGGTGAAGCGCAGAGGACCCTGGGAGATGACGCCGGGCTTCTTGGACTGCATCGCGATGGACATCTACTCCTTCCCCGCCGCTCACGCCAGCCGGGCCGCCATGGTCTCCAAGTTCCTGCTGTCTCACCTGGTGCTGGCGGTGCCGCTCCGCATCCTGCTGGTGCTCTGGGCCCTGCTGGTGGGCATGTCCCGGGTGCTGCTGGGGAAGCACCACCTGACCGATATGGTGTGTGGCTTCGCGCTGGGCTTTCTCCACTTTAGCCTGATGGAGACGGCGTGGCTCTCGTCGAGCACCTGTCAGAATCTTATTTCCATCAGCACGCTCAGCTGGAGCCCCTTTTTCTGA
- the fam78ab gene encoding protein FAM78A: protein MGCIQSIRCKPKSFRDSIIVLEVNTSIDPNPTSIDESSSVVLRYRTPHFRANARVLVPPVAGKETWTVGWIQACNHMEFYNTYGNKGMSSWELPDLRDGKIQAISDSDGVNYPWYGNTTETCTVVGPTKKDSKFTVSMNDNFYPSVTWGVPVSDSNVPQLSGIRRDQSFTTWLVAINQATSETLVLQTIRWRMRLHIRVDPERPLGRRAALDEPVAQEQPRVLGRNEPIASNAMVKPNANDAQVLMWRPKSGDPVVVIPPKY, encoded by the exons ATGGGCTGCATCCAGAGCATCAGGTGTAAGCCCAAGAGTTTCCGAGACAGTATCATCGTCCTGGAGGTGAACACTTCCATCGACCCTAACCCCACCAGCATCGACGAGTCATCCAGCGTGGTCCTGCGCTACCGGACGCCGCACTTCCGAGCTAACGCCCGGGTCCTTGTCCCGCCTGTAGCCGGCAAGGAGACGTGGACCGTAGGCTGGATTCAAGCCTGTAACCACATGGAGTTCTACAATACGTATGGAAACAAAGGGAT GTCGAGCTGGGAGCTCCCCGACCTGCGCGACGGCAAAATCCAGGCCATCAGCGACTCGGACGGGGTGAACTACCCGTGGTACGGCAACACGACGGAGACGTGCACGGTGGTGGGCCCCACCAAGAAGGACAGCAAGTTCACCGTCAGCATGAACGACAACTTCTACCCCAGCGTGACCTGGGGCGTGCCCGTCAGCGACAGCAACGTGCCTCAGCTCAGCGGCATCCGCCGCGACCAGAGCTTCACCACGTGGCTGGTGGCCATCAACCAGGCCACCTCCGAGACGCTGGTGCTGCAGACGATCCGCTGGAGGATGCGGCTTCACATCCGGGTGGACCCGGAGAGGCCCCTGGGCCGCAGGGCGGCGCTGGACGAGCCCGTCGCCCAGGAGCAGCCGCGGGTCCTGGGCAGGAACGAGCCCATCGCCTCCAACGCCATGGTCAAGCCCAACGCCAACGACGCCCAAGTGCTGATGTGGCGGCCAAAGAGCGGCGACCCCGTGGTGGTCATCCCACCCAAATACTGA
- the nup214 gene encoding LOW QUALITY PROTEIN: nuclear pore complex protein Nup214 (The sequence of the model RefSeq protein was modified relative to this genomic sequence to represent the inferred CDS: inserted 1 base in 1 codon), with amino-acid sequence MSDDTDSPPEREMKDFQFRQMKKTRVFDPAEDLPRERSSLLTISNKFGLTFVGLNKTFKVYQTRDILTANAFDGKANEIVEGTPALAEVTVDLTLHHLALSCDELTLSVCGVSAGTALSITFYDVRTFVNKARPQKLPFASLLPAVPPGAVVLDLKWNPGHASMLAVCLSDGRMMILDVTDTVRVQAELPASNGITCICWSPKGKQVAAGKMDSTFSQYTPALEEKKRVPCPHFYTSDQPVKVLDVLWLRTFVFAVVYAAADGSLETPPELVLISLPKKDEKVDTKYLNFSETVYGSCTERQHHYFLNHVEDWDVVFAASAAAIEVSVIAARPEDKTWELWILEDASRAELPVTETNEDTLPLGLAIDYTSQQEIHITDEKTVPPAPTMLMLSTEGLLCPFALLNLNPGVKQLVSAPTVLALEGERAPKPGSLAAQPAKMPASFPSALATFPTIGLAPAAASTPAAHAVSSFAAPFSAAPAAPASSVAPSSSFSFSVPTTCATSGPAPFSMAVPTSFGSGGFGLSFTSKAPSDAPSAFSFTPSVKPSALAAPVAAQTPQSIAAASPSAVKLNLNERFSALETPAQSPQSFSFQSSMPKLVAPTSAPPPSYTKTPAVLPPVRPVQTSTPATVVQKPAPAPQPRVQTPQASVSVKALEKQLQQKKDADPIMAGILEEIAHFQKELDDLKARSARADFKVGTIDEMKELRKESEDFHIFTLEIKETTESLHGDIGTLKTTLLEGFAGAEEAKAQSELSRDRNYRQLLYKKPLDPRSEEHLKEIRRLYQYVTFAVEDVNDVLDVEWEKHLEKKKKQKHMAVPGREGLFTTLANNLYIINQQKNRVEQLVKQLTSLRLYNKAAAPTITRSAAAAATGTSAGLESELESLRDALLNARLDTSPLKTKSKSPVKFSPMKQSQLRNFLSKGQMPPVRSTAPANLSRSAFLSPKYYEDLDDVSSSSSLSQLEPHPADLEEEEEELLPEPLPVILPSFSGPRHPTVVRTPSIHPGFGAIQSTPLAKIPSVQGIGFGLSPIASPVPANKISLCGADSTALATKTVKHGAPSTERSVPVTIPAQQAAATAALRRQLANQKTAVVSTSLTESTLKTVPQVVNVQELKDKGPPKSVSNMVSSSTPDPATPVFPTVSSNQAKRNSSQGIQKMSSEGTTTAPPGFLFGQSSLTEVSGPSAFSAEQSTSKSFSFASGSSSFSFASVTQGAGMSQAKDVAKFSFGGNGKILFAQSGEEPFALTPKSVSPALGGGSPTLPLNASGDKPASALRLEPQPLKTVGGETLGSFSGLRVGHGEEGKDSAAKPAAGTFAFGDLGAGKGAPQFSFASAAPKAADDSTAADLSRGAAASGSLFKPPEPNPKQAFSVPQSSGSAASAFGSLLAASPDSSEETKAPAQPAKPTPPPEKQPAAAPAVESAGPPAMPEPAAADSTETPAAAASAPAPPLATTGPPANLPSSTTAPTEAAAPALAGAPPAVEPTPDSAATPVAFVPAAAAAAAAAPVPQVAPAAFQLPGSDKPGSIFAQPALPTTDSSSLGIIPVISTSPAAATTPSLTVNSATTAAGGTVFGQPAAPPAPAAPAAPASTGFGSAAFGTPAGTGFGKSMFGQAGGFGQPASSAEAPGGFSFGQSAFGAASSSATTGGGVFGAATATDASSFSFGTSSGNAASSAGSGLFGQTTAPAFGQSSGFGQGTVFGSNTTTSSSTGFSFGQPSAFGCSTAAPVFGQQASSGSVFGQQQQQQQPSSGGSLFGLNAASAASTAGGGFFTGLGGKPSEDAANKNPFGTSAPTGGFGQPAQTGANTLFGSSSAKTFGFGQSSFGEQKASGTFSTGAGSVASQGFGSFSSPTKTGGFGSAPVFGSPPSFGSSQAFGSAAAFGSSPSFPNNMVPSAGKVFGEGTTAANMGGFGFAPPPSGPSFGALANQSAPSFGAMAQQGSGFGTQPSSFSGFGQQPQAGGFSGNTFGSTNQSSPQTXASWRS; translated from the exons GACTTTCAGTTTCGTCAGATGAAGAAAACCAGAGTCTTTGACCCTGCTGAAGATCTGCCGAGAGAACGAAGTAGTCTGCTCACCATCTCAAACAAATTTGGTTTAACTTTTGTGGGGCTCAACAAAACATTCAAAGTTTACCAAACCCGAGACATTCTGACTGCTAATGCATTTGACGGCAAAGCCAACGAAATCG TTGAGGGGACACCAGCTTTGGCCGAGGTGACGGTGGACCTGACTCTGCACCACTTGGCTCTCAGTTGTGATGAGCTTACTTTGTCGGTATGCGGCGTGTCTGCGGGGACGGCTTTGTCCATCACGTTCTATGACGTCCGCACCTTCGTGAACAAG GCACGACCACAAAAGCTTCCTTTCGCATCACTGTTGCCAGCAGTTCCCCCCGGCGCCGTAGTGCTGGACCTGAAGTGGAATCCTGGACATGCATCCATGttggctgtctgtctgtctgacggGCGCATGATGATTTTGGATGTTACTGACACCGTCAGGGTGCAGGCCGAGCTACCAGCTTCGAATGGCATCACATGTA TTTGCTGGAGTCCGAAGGGAAAACAAGTTGCCGCTGGAAAAATGGATTCCACATTCAGTCAGTATACACCA gctctggaagaaaaaaaaagggtcccTTGTCCACACTTCTACACCTCTGACCAACCTGTCAAAG TTCTGGATGTGCTGTGGCTGAGAAcgtttgtgtttgcagtggTATATGCTGCTGCAGATGGGTCCCTGGAGACCCCTCCTGAGCTAGTGTTGATATCCCTTCCT aaaaagGATGAGAAGGTGGACACAAAGTATCTGAACTTCAGTGAAACGGTGTACGGCAGCTGCACTGAGCGACAGCACCACTACTTTCTCAACCATGTTGAGGACTg GGACGTTGTGTTTGCTGCTTCTGCGGCAGCCATTGAAGTCAGCGTCATAGCTGCCAGACCGGAGGACAAG ACCTGGGAGCTGTGGATCTTGGAAGACGCAAGTAGGGCTGAGCTTCCAGTGACTGAGACGAATGAAGACACTCTGCCCCTTGGCTTAGCCATAGACTACACCAGCCAGCAGGAGATCCACATCA cTGACGAGAAGACCGTGCCTCCAGCGCCCACGATGCTGATGCTTTCCACCGAGGGACTGCTCTGCCCATTCGCTCTGCTCAACCTCAATCCCGGGGTGAAGCAACTGGTCTCTGCACCCACCGTCCTCGCCTtggagggggagagagcgcCAAAGCCAG GTTCTCTGGCAGCCCAACCAGCCAAAATGCCTGCCTCATTCCCATCTGCCCTGGCGACATTCCCGACCATTGGTCTCGCTCCAGCCGCTGCTTCCACCCCCGCGGCGCACGCCGTGTCCTCCTTCGCTGCCCCGTTCAGCGCCGCTCCCGCAGCTCCTGCGTCCTCCGTGGCACCGTCGTCGAGCTTCAGTTTCTCTGTGCCGACGACATGCGCCACCTCCGGCCCTGCGCCTTTCTCCATGGCCGTACCCACGTCGTTTGGTTCAGGGGGTTTTGGCCTTTCCTTTACCTCCAAGGCTCCCTCGGACGCTCCTTCGGCGTTTTCTTTTACCCCTTCGGTCAAACCCTCCGCGCTGGCAGCACCAGTTGCCGCTCAGACACCCCAGAGCATCGCCGCTGCCTCCCCATCAGCAGTAAAACTTAATCTAAATGAGAG GTTTTCAGCACTGGAGACCCCGGCACAGTCCCCACAGTCCTTCTCCTTCCAGTCCTCGATGCCCAAACTGGTCGCTCCCACCTCCGCCCCTCCACCCTCGTACACTAAGACACCTGCTGTGTTGC CTCCAGTGCGTCCGGTTCAAACCAGCACACCAGCCACCGTCGTCCAGAAACCTGCTCCTGCTCCCCAGCCCCGTGTCCAGACTCCACAG GCCTCTGTTAGTGTGAAGGCCCTGGAGAAGCAACTACAGCAAAAGAAAGACGCTGACCCCATTATGGCTGGTATATTGGAGGAG ATTGCACACTTCCAGAAGGAGTTGGATGATCTCAAGGCACGAAGCGCAAGAGCTGACTTCAAGGTCGGCACCATTGACGAGATGAAGGAGCTGCGGAAGGAGTCAGAGGACTTCCATATTTTCACCCTGGAGATTAAGGAAACAACTGag TCTCTCCACGGGGACATCGGCACACTGAAGACTACTTTGCTGGAGGGCTTTGCCGGGGCAGAAGAAGCCAAAGCCCAGAGCGAGCTGAGCAGAGACAGAAATTACAGACAGCTGCTGTACAAAAAACCTCTGGACCCCCGCAGCGAGGAACATCTCAAG GAGATTCGCAGGCTCTACCAGTATGTCACGTTTGCTGTGGAAGATGTCAACGACGTGTTGGATGTGGAGTGGGAGAAACAccttgagaagaagaaaaagcagaa ACACATGGCTGTGCCGGGGCGGGAGGGTCTGTTCACCACCCTGGCCAACAACCTTTACATCATCAACCAGCAGAAGAACCGAGTGGAGCAGTTGGTTAAGCAGCTCACCTCGCTGCGCCTCTACAACAAAGCCGCCGCCCCAACCATCACCCgcagcgctgctgctgctgctaccggGACCTCTGCTGG TTTGGAGAGCGAGCTTGAGAGCTTACGGGACGCACTGCTGAACGCAAGGCTGGACACCAGCCCGCTCAAAACCAAATCCAAGTCTCCAG TCAAGTTCTCACCGATGAAACAGTCCCAGCTGCGTAACTTCCTCTCAAAAGGACAGATGCCTCCCGTCCGCTCAACTGCACCAG CCAACCTGTCTCGCTCGGCCTTCCTTTCCCCAAAATACTACGAGGACTTGGACGATGTGAGCTCTTCGTCCTCGCTGTCCCAATTGGAGCCTCACCCGGCGGActtggaggaggaagaggaggagctacTGCCGGAGCCCCTTCCGGTCATCCTTCCGTCCTTTTCTGGCCCCCGTCACCCCACAGTTGTGAGGACCCCCTCTATCCACCCCGGCTTCGGTGCCATCCAGTCAACCCCTTTAGCAAAAATTCCCTCAGTGCAGGGCATTGGCTTTGGACTCAGCCCCATTGCCAGCCCTG TTCCAGCCAATAAGATCAGCCTCTGTGGGGCCGACAGCACGGCTCTCGCCACAAAGACGGTAAAACATGGAGCCCCGTCGACCGAGAGGAGCGTCCCCGTCACCATCCCCGCCCAGCAGGCGGCGGCCACGGCTGCTTTGCGTCGGCAGCTGGCCAATCAGAAGACAG CTGTGGTCAGTACTTCCTTGACAGAGTCCACCCTGAAGACTGTACCTCAGGTGGTCAATGTCCAGGAGCTTAAGGACAAGGGGCCTCCTAAGTCGGTTTCCAATATGGTCAG ctcaTCAACACCAGATCCAGCAACTCCCGTCTTTCCAACAGTTTCGTCCAACCAGGCCAAACGT AATTCTTCTCAAGGTATCCAGAAGATGTCCTCTGAAGGAACAACCACGGCACCGCCGGGCTTCCTCTTTG GTCAATCGTCCTTAACTGAGGTTTCCGGGCCTTCTGCTTTCTCAGCCGAGCAAAGCACCAGCAAAAGTTTCTCGTTTGCGTCAGG GTCTTCAAGCTTCAGTTTTGCTTCTGTAACTCAGGGAGCTGGAATGTCACAAG CGAAAGACGTTGCTAAATTCTCCTTTGGTGGAAATGGCAAGATTTTGTTTGCCCAAAGTGGAGAAGAGCCATTCGCCCTCACCCCAAAATCCGTGTCCCCTGCCCTCGGCGGCGGGTCCCCCACCCTGCCTCTGAACGCCTCGGGGGACAAGCCGGCCTCTGCCCTCAGGTTAGAGCCACAGCCCCTCAAGACCGTTGGCGGAGAGACTCTGGGCAGCTTCTCCGGGCTGCGCGTGGGCCACGGAGAGGAGGGTAAAGATTCTGCCGCCAAACCGGCCGCCGGCACGTTTGCCTTCGGGGACCTCGGCGCGGGGAAGGGCGCCCCGCAGTTTAGCTTCGCTTCCGCTGCCCCGAAGGCCGCCGACGATTCGACGGCGGCAGACTTGTCCCGGGGGGCCGCCGCCTCGGGCAGTTTGTTCAAGCCCCCCGAACCGAACCCCAAGCAGGCCTTCTCCGTTCCCCAGTCGTCCGGCTCGGCGGCCTCGGCTTTCGGTAGCCTCCTCGCGGCGTCTCCGGACTCCTCCGAGGAAACCAAAGCGCCCGCGCAACCCGCCAAGCCCACGCCGCCCCCCGAAAAACAACCCGCCGCCGCACCGGCTGTAGAGAGCGCCGGCCCCCCTGCGATGCCCGAGCCTGCGGCGGCGGACTCGACGGAAACCCCGGCGGCTGCGGCGTCAGCACCCGCACCTCCTTTGGCCACGACCGGCCCTCCCGCcaacctcccctcctccaccactgcACCGACCGAGGCGGCCGCTCCAGCACTGGCCGGTGCGCCTCCCGCAGTAGAACCCACGCCGGACAGCGCCGCCACCCCCGTCGCTTTTgtgcccgccgccgccgccgccgctgctgcagcCCCCGTCCCCCAGGTCGCGCCAGCAGCATTCCAGCTGCCCGGTTCTGACAAACCGGGTTCCATTTTCGCTCAACCTGCTCTCCCAACAACAGACAGCAGTTCCCTCGGCATCATCCCGGTGATCAGCACCTCGCCCGCCGCAGCCACCACACCCAGTCTGACCGTTAACAGCGCCACAACCGCAGCTGGGGGGACTGTGTTTGGGCAACCCGCCGCTCCTCCGGCCCCCGCAGCGCCAGCCGCCCCAGCGTCCACCGGCTTTGGCTCCGCTGCCTTCGGTACGCCAGCCGGAACCGGTTTTGGCAAGTCCATGTTCGGCCAGGCGGGCGGCTTTGGTCAACCCGCCAGCAGCGCCGAAGCGCCCGGCGGCTTTTCTTTCGGCCAGTCGGCATTCGGAGCCGCTTCGAGCAGCGCGACTACCGGAGGAGGTGTTTTTGGAGCCGCCACCGCTACCGATGCCAGTTCCTTCTCCTTTGGCACGAGCAGCGGCAACGCGGCCAGCAGCGCCGGCTCTGGGCTGTTTGGACAAACCACAGCGCCGGCATTCGGTCAGAGCTCGGGATTCGGGCAAGGGACCGTGTTCGGAAGCAACACTACCACGTCCTCGTCCACAGGATTCAGCTTTGGACAGCCGTCAG CTTTCGGCTGCTCTACCGCCGCCCCCGTGTTTGGCCAACAAGCGAGCAGCGGAAGTGTATTCGGACAG cagcagcagcagcagcagccgtcgTCTGGTGGCTCCCTGTTTGGGTTGAATGCAGCCAGCGCGGCGTCGACCGCCGGCGGGGGCTTCTTCACGGGCCTCGGGGGCAAACCGAGCGAAGACGCTGCCAACAAGAACCCGTTTGGAACCAGCGCCCCCACCGGAGGGTTTGGGCAGCCCGCTCAGACGG GTGCCAACACCTTGTTTGGGAGCAGCAGCGCCAAGACCTTTGGCTTCGGACAGTCGTCCTTCGGGGAGCAGAAGGCGAGTGGGACCTTCAGCACCGGTGCGGGGAGCGTTGCGTCCCAGGGATTCggctccttctcttctccaaCCAAAACCG gtggcTTCGGCAGCGCCCCGGTGTTTGGTAGCCCTCCTTCCTTTGGTAGCTCCCAAGCATTTGGTTCCGCAGCGGCGTTTGGCTCGAGCCCTTCCTTCCCCAACAACATGGTCCCCTCCGCGGGGAAGGTGTTTGGAGAGGGAACCACGGCCGCCAATATGGGAGGATTTGG GTTTGCCCCGCCCCCCAGCGGCCCGTCTTTCGGCGCTctggccaatcagagcgctcCGTCGTTCGGCGCCATGGCCCAACAGGGCTCCGGGTTCGGCACTCAGCCCAGCAGCTTCTCTGGCTTTGGACAGCAGCCACAGGCGGGAG GATTCTCCGGAAACACATTTGGATCTACAAACCA ATCAAGTCCACAGA TTGCCAGTTGGAGAAGCTAG